One Vespa crabro chromosome 1, iyVesCrab1.2, whole genome shotgun sequence genomic region harbors:
- the LOC124422756 gene encoding probable serine/threonine-protein kinase clkA, whose protein sequence is DNNNNNDNNNNNNNNNNNNNNNNNNNNNNNNINNNSNNNNNNNNNNYYNNNSNNNNNNNNNNNKSNNNNNNNNNNNNNNNNNNNNNNNNNNNNNNYNNNNNNNKNNNNNNNNNNNNNYNNNNDNNNKNNNNNNNNNNNNNNNINNNNNNNNNINNNNNNNNNNNNNNNNNNNNYNNNNSNNNNNINNNNNNKNNVNTNDNNNNNNNNNNNNNNNNNNNNNNNNNNDNNNNNDNNNNNNNNNNNNNNNNNNNNNNNKNNNNNNNNNNNNNNNNNNNNNNNNNNNNNNNISNNNNNNNNNNNNDNKDNNNNNNIINNNNNNNNNNNNNNNN, encoded by the coding sequence gataacaataacaataacgataacaataacaataacaataacaataacaataacaataataataataataacaataacaacaacaataacaatatcaataacaatagtaataataataacaataacaataataataattattataataataatagtaataataataataataataacaataataataataaaagcaacaataataataataataataataacaataataataataataataataacaataataataataataacaataacaataataataataattataataataataacaataataataaaaataataataataataacaataacaataataataataattataataataataacgataacaataacaaaaacaataacaataacaataacaataacaataacaataataataatattaataataataataacaataacaataacattaacaataacaataacaataacaataacaataacaataacaataacaataacaataacaattataataataataatagtaataataacaataatattaataataataataataataaaaacaatgtcaataccaatgataataataataacaataacaataacaataacaataacaataacaataataataataataacaataacaataacaataacgataacaataacaataacgataacaataacaataacaataacaataacaataacaataacaataacaataacaataacaataacaataacaaaaacaataataataataataataataataataacaataataataataataacaataataataataataataataataataataataataataatatcagtaataacaataataacaataataataataataacaatgacaataaggataacaataacaataataacattattaataataataataataataataataataataataataataataataat
- the LOC124422859 gene encoding GATA zinc finger domain-containing protein 14-like produces the protein NNNNNNNNNNNNNNNNNNNSNNNNNNNNNNNNNNNNNNKSNNNNNNNNNNNNNNNNNNNNNNNNNNNNNNNNNNNNNNNDNNKKTITISITNNNNNNKNNNKNNNNNNNNNNNNNNNNNNNNNNNNNNNNNNNNNNNNNNNNNNNNNNNNNNNNNNNINNNSNNNNNNNNNNKNNNNNNNNNNNNNNNNNNNNNNINNNNNNYDNNNNNNNNDNNNNNNNNNNNNNNNNNNNNNNNNNINTNNNNNNNINNNNNNNNNNNNNNNNNNNNNNNNNNNNNNNNNNNT, from the exons aataataataacaacaataacaataacaataataataataataataataataataatagtaataataataataataataacaataataataataataataacaataataataataaaagcaacaataataataataataataataataataataataacaataacaataacaataacaataataataataataataataataataataataataataataataacaataacaataacgataacaataaaaaaacaataacaatatcaataacaaataacaataacaataacaaaaacaataacaagaacaataacaataacaataacaataataataataataataataataataataataataacaataacaataacaataataataataataataataacaataataataacaataataataacaataacaataacaataacaataacaataacaacaacaataacaatatcaataacaatagtaataataataataacaataacaataataataaaaataataacaataacaataataataacaataataataacaataacaataacaataacaataataatatcaataacaataataataactatgacaataacaataataataataataatgacaataacaataacaataacaataacaataacaataacaataacaataacaataacaataacaataacaataacaatatcaataccaataa taataacaataataacattaataataataataataacaataataataataataataacaataataataataataataataataataataataataataataataataacaataataataacaatacc
- the LOC124422888 gene encoding uncharacterized protein DDB_G0287625-like, translated as NNNNNNNNNNNNNNNNNNNNNNNNNNNNNNNNNNNNNNNDDDNNNNNDNNNNNNNNNNNNNNNNNKNNNNNNNNNNNNNNNNNNNNNNNYNNNSNNNNNNNNNNNNNNSNNNNNNNNNNNNKSNNNNNNNNNNNNNNNNNNNNINNNNNNNNNNNNNNNNNNNNNNNNNNDYNKKNNNHINNNNNNNNNNNNNKN; from the coding sequence aacaataacaataacaataacaacaataataataataataataataataataataataacaataacaacaataataataataataataataataataataataacaataacaataacgatgacgataacaataacaataacgataacaataacaataacaataacaataacaataacaataacaataacaataacaaaaacaataataataataataataataataacaataataataataataacaataacaataataataataattataataataatagtaataataataataataataataacaataataataataataatagtaataataataataataataataacaataataataataaaagcaacaataataataataataataataacaataataataataataataataataataataatatcaataacaataacaataacaataataataataataataataataataataataataataataataacaataacaataacgattacaataaaaaaaacaataaccatatcaataacaataacaataacaataataataataataataataaaaat